The following proteins come from a genomic window of Larimichthys crocea isolate SSNF chromosome III, L_crocea_2.0, whole genome shotgun sequence:
- the etnppl gene encoding ethanolamine-phosphate phospho-lyase, translated as MSAERFDKKRTIELRKRHIGPSCKIHFSHDPIKIVQAKGQYMYDEKGQQYLDCINNVAHVGHCHPDVVKAGAQQMELLNTNSRFLHDNLVLYAQRLQATLPDKLSVCYFVNSGSEANDLALRLARQYTGHKDIITLENAYHGHVSSLIDISPYKFHQLSDAEQNQFVHVAQSPDVYRGKYRADHPDPATAYAEEVEDIIQRAHEKGGKIAAFIAESLQSCGGQVIPPAGYFQQVAEHVRKAGGVFIADEVQVGFGRVGTHFWAFQLQGEDFVPDIVTMGKPIGNGHPMSCVVTTKEVAEAFMLSGMEYFNTFGGNPVSCAIGLAVLDVIMKEDLQGNALRVGRYLTNLLEKQKEKHPLVGDIRGRGLFIGLELVKDRLKLTPATAEAQEVIYKLKEEHILLSADGPHRNVLKFKPPLCFTTEDADLAVEKIDHILTELEEALGLKLHNAVNVENDSSKRKLPSDENGHQYHSGLVHNTGSSPGVPQQTKKTKRIKI; from the exons ATGTCTGCGGAAAGATTTGACAAAAAGAGGACGATAGAATTGAGGAAGAGGCACATTGG GCCATCCTGTAAGATCCACTTCAGCCATGACCCCATCAAGATTGTGCAAGCCAAAGGCCAGTACATGTATGATGAAAAAGGACAACAGTACTTGGATTGCATCAACAATGTGGCTCATG TGGGCCACTGTCACCCAGACGTGGTGAAGGCGGGAGCACAGCAGATGGAACTCCTCAACACCAACTCACGTTTCTTGCATGACAACCTTGTGCTGTACGCCCAGAGGCTGCAGGCCACACTGCCCGACAAGCTCTCCGTGTGCTACTTTGTCAACTCTGG TTCTGAGGCCAACGACCTGGCGCTTCGTCTAGCACGGCAGTACACAGGCCACAAAGATATCATCACGTTGGAAAA CGCGTACCACGGCCATGTCTCATCGCTCATTGACATCAGCCCGTATAAGTTCCACCAGCTGTCAGATGCTGAGCAGAACCAATTTGTCCATGTG GCTCAGAGCCCAGATGTGTACAGAGGCAAATACAGAGCAGATCACCCCGACCCTGCCACAGCATATGCAGAGGAAGTTGAAGATATAATACAGAGAGCTCACGAAAAAGGAGGCAAG ATTGCCGCTTTTATTGCTGAGTCATTGCAGAGTTGCGGCGGGCAGGTCATTCCCCCTGCAGGCTACTTCCAGCAAGTGGCAGA ACATGTCCGCAAGGCAGGAGGCGTTTTCATTGCAGATGAAGTCCAAGTTGGCTTTGGACGTGTTGGCACCCACTTCTGGGCTTTCCAGCTTCAGGGAGAGGACTTTGTGCCAGACATTGTCACCATGGGAAAGCCTATTGGCAACGGCCACCCCATGTCGTGTGTGGTCACGACCAAAGAGGTGGCAGAGGCCTTCATGTTATCTGGAATGGAGTATTTCAATACA TTTGGCGGTAATCCAGTGTCATGTGCCATCGGTCTAGCCGTACTTGATGTGATCATGAAAGAGGATCTCCAGGGCAATGCGCTGCGTGTGGGGCGATACCTGACCAATCTGCtagaaaagcagaaagagaagcATCCACTGGTTGGTGATATCAG GGGTCGCGGCCTCTTTATTGGGCTGGAGCTCGTGAAGGACAGATTGAAGCTGACCCCTGCAACAGCAGAAGCCCAAGAAGTCATATATAA GCTAAAGGAAGAGCACATCCTTCTCAGTGCTGACGGACCTCATCGCAATGTGCTGAAATTTAAGCCCCCCCTGTGCTTCACTACAGAGGACGCCGACCTTGCGGTGGAGAAGATCGACCACATTCTCACAG aaCTTGAGGAAGCTTTAGGCTTAAAGTTGCACAACGCAGTGAATGTAGAGAATGACAGCAGCAAAAGAAAA CTACCATCAGATGAAAATGGACACCAGTATCACAGTGGGTTGGTACACAACACAGGGAGCAGTCCAGGAGTTCctcaacaaaccaaaaaaaccaAACGCATCAAGATATAA